The Fervidobacterium pennivorans DNA segment GAAGCACCTATGGAATTTTTCAATGTAACCAAAAAACTTCACAATACCCTCCAGGGTGCGGATATTGAAATTTCAGAAGAAGAGTGGGAATTGTTTGAAAAAGTGAACGAAGAAAATGCGAAAAAGTTGAATCTCGATGCTGATGTTGTAATAATACACGACCCTCAACCTGCTTACATCCCATATTTCAAGTCTGATACACACATAAAATACATTTGGAGATGCCACATTGACACAAGTACCCCCAACCTGAAAGTCTGGAACAGATTAACTTCTAAAATGACGAAGTATGAAAAGGCACTATTCCATATAATGGACTATGTAAGAGCGCCATTTGATAAAATTGCAGTTGAATTTCCTCCAAGCATTGACCCTCTCAGTCCAAAGAACAGAGAACTTTCAGAAGCAGAGTTAAAGAGTGTAGTTGAGCGTTACAAAATCGACGTCTCAAGACCTCTTATAACTGTTGTCGCCAGGTTTGACCCATGGAAGGATTTGTTCTCAGCTATCGATGTGTATCGTAAGGTTAAAGAAAGATATGACATACAACTTGCAATAGTCTCAGCTATGGCAAAGGATGATCCGGAGGGTTGGATTTTCTTTGAAGATATCCTGCGCTACGCAGGTGTTGATAATGATATTTTATTCCTTACTGACCTTAAAGGTGTTGGTCACTTAGAAGTTAACGCTATTCAAAGACTTTCTACTTTAGGTTTACACACAGCTACTAGGGAAGGCTTTGGACTTGTAATTAGTGAAATGATGTGGAAAGAACATCCCGTTGTTGCACGACCAGTCGGTGGGGTTAAAATCCAGATTGATGATGGGATTAATGGATATTTGAG contains these protein-coding regions:
- a CDS encoding glycosyltransferase; amino-acid sequence: MTVELPVKKLDGYSIFSKEDVEAIFELGKELRGLKVVHVNATAYGGGVAELLMTIVPLMKDAGLNASWEVLEAPMEFFNVTKKLHNTLQGADIEISEEEWELFEKVNEENAKKLNLDADVVIIHDPQPAYIPYFKSDTHIKYIWRCHIDTSTPNLKVWNRLTSKMTKYEKALFHIMDYVRAPFDKIAVEFPPSIDPLSPKNRELSEAELKSVVERYKIDVSRPLITVVARFDPWKDLFSAIDVYRKVKERYDIQLAIVSAMAKDDPEGWIFFEDILRYAGVDNDILFLTDLKGVGHLEVNAIQRLSTLGLHTATREGFGLVISEMMWKEHPVVARPVGGVKIQIDDGINGYLRQSVEELADAICDLLENQSRLREFGKNAKEKVRKTYLSTAHVKRYLEVIKSVVK